A window of the Henckelia pumila isolate YLH828 chromosome 3, ASM3356847v2, whole genome shotgun sequence genome harbors these coding sequences:
- the LOC140887493 gene encoding plastidic glucose transporter 4, protein MQASIKSGFGLQNRRPFLGVSDYRKKEDSAFSRLPMSKRTGCFGFRISSATMGVKASADSVFGSSTKFRSVRAQASEGDVEDVVPAKIHVKSSGSVLPYVGVACLGAILFGYHLGVVNGALEYLAKDLGIAENAVLKGWVVSTLLAGATVGSFTGGSLADKFGRTKTFQLDAIPLTVGAFLCATAQSIEAMIIGRLLAGIGIGISSAIVPLYISEISPTEVRGTLGSVNQLFICVGILAALVAGLPLAGNPLWWRTMFGVALVPSILLALGMAFSPESPRWLYQQGKIAQAETSIRKLYGKERVAEVMSDLDAASQGSSEPEAGWFDLFSRRYRNVVSVGAALFLLQQLAGINAVVYYSTAVFRSAGVASDVAASALVGAANVFGTTIASSLMDKQGRKSLLLISFSGMAASMLLLFLTFTWNALASYSGTLAVLGTVLYVLSFSLGAGPVPALLLPEIFASRIRAKAVALSLGMHWISNFVIGLYFLSVVSKFGISTVYLGFASVCLLAVMYIAGNVVETKGLSLEEIERALNPAV, encoded by the exons ATGCAAGCTTCCATTAAATCGGGCTTTGGCCTCCAAAACCGTAGGCCTTTTTTGGGAGTGAGTGATTACAGAAAGAAGGAGGACTCGGCCTTTTCTCGGCTTCCGATGAGTAAGCGGACCGGTTGCTTTGGATTTAGGATCAGTTCGGCTACAATGGGAGTGAAAGCAAGTGCTGATTCCGTGTTTGGATCATCCACCAAGTTCAGATCAGTTCGAGCTCAAGCTTCTG AAGGAGATGTTGAGGATGTCGTACCTGCCAAAATCCATGTGAAATCATCTGGATCAGTGCTTCCATATGTTGGTGTTGCTTGTTTGGGAGCCATTCTTTTTGGATACCACCTAGG GGTTGTTAATGGAGCTTTAGAGTACCTTGCTAAGGACCTTGGGATTGCTGAGAATGCCGTGTTAAAAG GCTGGGTTGTTAGTACTCTTCTTGCCGGTGCCACTGTTGGTTCATTTACTGGGGGTTCATTGGCTGATAAATTTGGTCGAACAAAGACCTTCCAGTTGGATGCAATCCCGCTTACCGTTGGAGCATTCCTTTG TGCTACAGCTCAAAGTATAGAGGCTATGATAATTGGTCGTTTACTAGCTGGAATTGGGATTGGCATATCATCTGCGATTGTCCCACTTTATATATCTGAG ATTTCACCTACCGAAGTTCGTGGTACACTTGGGTCTGTCAACCAGCTGTTTATATGTGTTGGGATTCTTGCAGCTTTGGTAGCTGGATTACCTTTGGCAGGGAATCCTTTGTG GTGGAGAACAATGTTTGGTGTGGCGCTTGTGCCATCTATATTATTGGCCCTTGGAATGGCATTTTCTCCTGAAAGTCCACGATGGTTGTATCAG CAAGGAAAAATTGCTCAAGCAGAAACGTCCATAAGAAAGCTATATGGAAAAGAAAGAGTTGCTGAGGTTATGAGTGACTTGGACGCTGCCAGTCAAGGTTCCTCTGAACCAGAAGCTGGATGGTTTGATCTTTTTAGCCGTCGTTACCGAAACG TTGTCAGTGTTGGTGCAGCTCTCTTCCTGCTGCAGCAGCTTGCTGGGATAAATGCGGTTGTTTATTATTCAACAGCTGTGTTCCGCAGTGCTGGAGTTGCTTCTGATGTTGCTGCTAGTGCTCTGGTTGGAGCGGCAAATGTGTTTG GCACAACTATTGCATCTTCATTGATGGACAAACAAGGAAGAAAAAGTCTTCTGCTTATAAGCTTTTCTGGGATG GCTGCTTCTATGCTGCTACTCTTCCTGACCTTCACTTGGAATGCTTTGGCATCCTATTCTGGAACACTTGCTGTCCTTGGCACTGTTCT TTATGTACTTTCCTTTTCTCTTGGCGCCGGTCCAGTACCTGCTCTGCTACTTCCAGAGATCTTTGCCTCTAGGATCAGAGCCAAAGCAGTGGCATTGTCTTTGGGCATGCATTGG ATATCCAATTTCGTGATCGGCCTGTACTTTTTGAGCGTCGTGAGTAAGTTTGGAATCAGCACGGTGTACCTGGGATTTGCGTCGGTTTGTCTTCTAGCAGTCATGTACATAGCTGGTAATGTTGTGGAAACAAAGGGCCTATCTTTGGAGGAAATCGAGCGTGCTCTGAATCCAGCTGTCTGA